cCATCagggtcatctggggaggtctgcctgcagttgtcaccggttccTTTGGCAGTcacttgggattgggccttccCTGTAGTGTAGCCCTGTAGCTCCCTGAGCTTTGGCAGGTGCTCCCTGCTCAAACATGAGGATTAACGAATTCAGTGGCTTTTAAGAAGgccttgaaaacacatttctTTGGACTGGCATTTAGCTGATGTTGTTTAACTAAACTGTTTCAACTGTTTGTTCTTGTTGGTATTGTAAACCACATTGAAATCTGGTGGCATTATAAATATAAAATGTTTGTGCACTAGTAGAATTCACCTAATTTGATTCATGAAGAATTTTTCACTTGCAGGTGTGTGGGGGAGGTAAAGTATGGGATCAGAAGGCTATGAAATGCAGGAGGTACAGTCTGTGGCAGTTCTGTGAAGAGCTAAAATGTATACAAGATGTACACAGTGGCCATTCGTTAGAGCATCATTGTTGATAACAGAATTTTCCTAGCATTGGTATGCTAGTGAGAGAGGAAGCTGTTGTTTCAAGTGGCACCTAGATGAATGCAATTAAATTTTCTGATAACCTTTATAGTATTTTCATGCAAGAGTCTGCCATTGAAGTTATTTTTTGCATAACATTTGGATCAGCAGCATAGTGTCCTGGAGACTGAAATGGACTCCTGCTGGTTTCCAAATGCTGCCATTTCTTCTTAaccagattaggggtgtgcacaaaaccagtttgccctgtttggttcgagtctggactggacttgaactgaaccgggcatgtttggttttgtgcccctcaAACAGACCCTTGGCTTCAATTCAAGCCAGACCAGGGGTTCtaaggtaaaaaaattttttaaggatTTACCGCCAGGAAGTCTTTGCCATCTCCCTTtcctcccaccagccttcccctgctcttcaaagggccattttggcccttgtgttggtgaccattttggaggtcaccatgCATGCCCCCTAGCCATTTGCGTTACCTGGGGGCCagggcgcatgcatggcagcctccaaaatggccactggaagaaGGACCAAAATGGCCCTTTGAAGAGCGGGGAAGGccaggagggggagatggcagagacaccTCCCCCCCCATGGCAGTACCCCCGGACCCAGTGATGGGTCattaaaaccccccaaaaaaccatagAACCCCCTGAACCAGCTCCAAGCCGGCCCGGgggggttcagctcaaggtcaagccaagcTGGGCCTGCtctggctcaagggtgagccctcgagccagcccagtttgatggcaatctggcttgaccttgagccagttcacacatccctcgTCTGTTCATATCtgtgtgtagtggctgaccatTATGTTCTTTGTGTCACATTTGATTGCAGAAGGGAGTTTTTGGGAGGCAGCAGTATATGCTGGAAAAGGAATTCCTGATGCTGTGGTGGCTGTTTGATCCTGTAACATTGCTTGAGTGGCTGTAGGGGCAGAGTTGGCTTCTGGGTGTGTTGCTGGGCCCCTGGTTTTGTAGCTCTGTTAAGCAGCTTCTGCCTAGTCACTTTAGATGGGAGGTGGTCTGTAAAcaaggacagagctgtcacccaaTGCCTGGGGGAGAGAAGAATCCTTTTTCAGGATGCGTTTCAGATCCTAGATCCATCCAAACAGTGTTAGCTGGGAGCTGTTAGTGACAATGTGTGGTGTTCTGTCACTTCCTCTTCTGGGTCCATCCTGTAGTAGGCTACTCCCCAGGGTAAACATTCTGGCCTTTGCTAATGAATTTGTTCACTTGGCAAGGAGGAGGCCAGACACACAGAGCTGGCAGCACACTCCTTGGCTACTGTTCATTCCTACCTCTTGTCCTAGCAGTCGAACTGTTTTTAGACCAGGAAGTTCTTCTTTTAAGGCTGTTTTCACAGCTCGTGTTTGATACTAATGTAGGCAAAGCAGTAACTTGGTGTGCTTCGGTGTTCATTAGGTTAGCAAGAGGATAGAACTGTGTACATGCTGTAACTTGCTGGGGGCACAGCTCACACACAAAGTGGAATTGTACACCGGTTCCGCTTCCTGAGTCTGTTTGCAGTCCtcatttttcttctcctcctctcttttaAATAATAACTGCAAAGATATTGTTATGCTGCTGCCTCAGTTGCCCCACTTCCTCAAACAGTGAGAAATTCCAGGGATTCACAGAAtgccttggattctggtttcccttGGAAGGAGAGTCACTTCAGACTGATGGTGTCGTTCTAATATTTGGTTTATGTACACAAATGTGCAGGCTGAGCACTGGGTGAAGTTGGGAAGATAACAGATGGTTCTTAAAAGTCAATAGCACATTATATCAGAGAGGCAACACCCTGCATCCTGAGATGCTACAGTTCTCTGCCTTGGCTGCCTTATTCCTGGCTTTTCCTAAAATCCATCCTTCCATCTGTCACTAACTGCTCCCTTGCTGTTCTTTACACATCCACTCTGCTGTTCTTTATGCTTACGTACATGCACCTACCTACACCTTtcaggagagaagagaaagggagagcaGGTAATCCTACACCTTCCCTCGGGAGGCGGGAAGTATGTGACTCTCTCATTTCCCAGGGGCATCCTTCTCTGTAGGATGGGAGCCATCCAGGACCTTTCAGAGTCTTTGTGACAAAGGAATGTCTGGCCAGCTCACTATCTCACACTTGCAGCGATATGCTTAGCTTATGCAAAGCCGACTGAAATCTTGGACACtaagggtggggcggggggcgtgAAACAAGACTTCTAGTAGTTGGAGTTGTTTCAGTGCTTTCAGTAGCTTCTTGCCTTCCCCATGACTAGCAAAACTAGATTAAATAATGTAAAGAAAGACATTTGGCATTTTAGAGGCCCTGGAATTGGCCTTTGTGCAGCGTTGAGGCTGCGGAGTGTAGACTGACTCCTAACTCTTTCTCCCCCAGTACAGAACTAACATTGCTGAAGCTGCAGCTCCACTTCAGGAGAGGCTGTTCACTGCAAGTGTTGAGGGGAATTTTCCCTTTTGTGTTAGCTCCTGCTGTGCTGCGCCTTCCAAGCTGTTTCAATGGGGTCTTCACAGTCTGTGGGCACTGGCTCTTACTACTCCAAGTGGCCAGTAGAGGAAGGTGatggtggagatgatgatgaagaCTTGCTGGACAACAAAGATCGGGAGGAAGACATTGCCAGATTCCCCTACGTGGAATTCACTGGGCGAGACAGCATCacttgccccacctgccaaggCACTGGCTGCATCCCCACAGGTAATGTTGCTTCCATACGAGTTGCCTTTCTTCCGATTGCAAAAGGAGGGTGGGTTTCCTTATCCACAGGcatggtatacttggacttccaaaaaacctttcgacaaagttcctcaccaaaggcttttgagtaaacctagcagtcatggtataaggggacaggttcatgtgtagatcagtaactggttgaaggacaggaaatggagggTTGGAATAaatagagttttcacaatggagggaaataagaagtgggttcccctaGGGATCTGGGCTGGggtcagtgctctttaacttgttcatacattatctagaagttggggtaagcagcaaagttgccaaatttgcagatgacactaaactgtttagggtagtgaaatccaaaacagtttgctacgagctccttttggagctcactccaaactgagtgagtagatgacaaaatggcaaatgcagttcaatgtaagcaagtgtaaagtgatgcataatggGGCAACTCCCcccgcaacttcacatatacattgatggggtctgagctgtccgtgactgaccaggagagagaacttgaggtcatggtggacagctcgtggTGGACAGATTGCAATTGTCCACACCTTATTAAACCAGTGCTCAATTGTTAACTGATCCAAATCAATACAAAATTGATTTGGATCAATTACAAAATTCCTTACCTAAATTATTTATCAAAGGCAATTTGAGTAAATTATCATGTAACATTGTTACAAAAAGTGCAGGAGCTGAAGCCTCCATTCTGAACATCATTCAGGCCTTAGTTGGAGGCAACTTCCCTTTCCCTTCATATAAAGTgtagccccccctttttttgcacctcatttttaaaattctgagtggctgggcagaaagttctcaaaatttgTATTGTTGTAGCATACGATTGTAGCATTAAGTGTGTGGATTTCCATGGAGTTCAGGCCtcctttgatttttaattattttaaaagaaaaattcatGGTAGAAAGTGCAGTGAGAGAATTCACTCTGACAAGTCCAACGTAGATGTGACACAACACAGAATTAATTCCAACACAGTGGAGCTAAATGAAAATGGTGTTGGGATTAATTCTGGCAGTTCTTACAGTGGCACAATGTCGGAGCTATCTTACTGCACGGCTGCCCTCCCCAACCTTTCTAATTGAAGATTATTTGGACCGGTGGGTAGATAGTGGTTCAGAGAGCTGGCTTCTCATCCCATCTCTGCCACAGCTGTGTGACCTTGCTcaaaaaccaaactaatttggACAGAAAGTCGCCCCCAGGGTTGTTCCCAGACAGGAATTTTATTTTCCTTCACCacaggaagggcaggtgtgtattcacatatccAAATTTACATCGaggtccctgtgagctatcagggagcacgccatacacgattcaggtttttcattgtgcattggagctttGTCTGGTTTATACTGGGtgtaaaaattccactttttgcatcttatTGGGGCAAATTCAGGATATACCCTGTAACTcgcagtacttcacccctcttggccgtgtggtaaatcctgctgtctgggGAACTCCCAGGGGGCTCTGAACCACCTAATGCCCCAGGCTGCTTACTGTGTTCCAGTAGCAATTGCCATATTTTTCTTATTGTCAAATAGGTTTAGACGGAAAAGTAACTCTGTTTAGAGACTTGTTCACTCCTAGTGACAGCTTGCAGCAAACCTTTTGAGAAAAAGACTGAGGAATTACTATATGGGAATTCAGACTTCATAGTGCTcaagttgtgtttttaaaaaaaacctgttggTGCATTTCTCTGCATTGAAAACCATGACATTGAGAGCATCTGGCATTAGCAACATGTCTTGCTGGGGTTTTTTCTCTCCTTCTAGAGCAAGTTAATGAGTTGGTGGCTCTAATACCATACCACGACCAGAGGTTAAAACCTCAAAGAACGTAAGTACAAAGTAATTAACTCACTTTCTGTAGTCTGTCTACATAGTGTGGACAGAGACCTGGAAGTGAAGAAATAATGTCCTGGAAAGAAATTTCTCTTATTTGAGATAGCTTTTTCTCCACTGCTGTGATCTGTACAATGTCTAAGTGCATCTTCTGACTGTAATTTGACTGTTTCCTAATTCTTTGAGGAAGcctacaaaaaaaaaatcacagctaTCAGTTTGTTCCCATACcatgtacaggaggacctcgatatctgaggattcattatctgtggattcacatatccacggttgggtaaaagacacctgaTCTCGGCATATGCAGGGGGGAAAGGATTAAAAAACCACATTTACCACACATATCCACAGGCTGGGGGAGGCTAGAAGTAACCACAGAGGTCAcgtctggccaccattttactctatctatctatctgtctatcctatttctataccacccaaaactttcgTGTCTGGGTGGTTTTCAATTTTGTGTTCTGGAGCCTAAAAATggcttggtttttctttttaaaatggtgatttttGTTTGATTTGGAGGCATACAGGGTCACAGAGACACTTGGTGGAAGCAGCTATGATGGTAGCCAGTTTCCCCCTACATCCCCCCCAAATCCTATGTTTTAAAGATATTTTCCCccaactgggaacctaacccccaattccccattgccctaatgccttgATATTCACAGTTTCCGTATCTGTGGTTGTACtgtggaacggaacccccatgaatatcaaggtcctcctgtagtgAATTCTCCCATGTAACCAATGAGATTAGATACTGAAGAGCGATTGACCGAGATCTTAAGTTTTGCTAATGGAACTCAAAATGAAATGAGGATTGCAACCTTAAAGGCCTGTTAACGCCATGCTCTCCAGATCAAGACTCTTGTTCTCTTATATTATTTGAATATCATATTTGCCTTTTTTCAGGATGAAGCTTCAGTGCTTTTTCTTGTCTGGCTAGACATGTGTGGTGTTTACACTCTGATGTATGTCTCCAGGGAAACCAAGATACATCTTGGGCTTGTTAGCAGAGCTCTTCCATAATGTAGAGTTCACTTTCCCAGTGACTTATTATTTCTGGTAATTGGAGGAGGTGGGGAGTTGCAAGTGATAGATATCCTTGTGTTGAGAATCACTGGCAGATTGTCATAGCCTCCCTGGTCCATACTTCCTAATACCTTTTGCAATGAGCATGTTATGATTATAATATGAGCATGTTGGCAGGAGCTGGATGCAGAAGGAAAACTAGCTAAACTGTTGACCTTGTCCTTGGCAGGAAACTCTATGTCTTGGTATCTGTGCTACTCTGCCTCCTGGTGTCAGGGCTGGTGGTCTTCTTTCTTTTCCCACATTCGGTCCTCGTGGATGACAATGGCATCAAAGTGGTTACAGTCTGGTTTGATGATGAAAACTCCATTGTCGTCCTTGCCATCACGGTAATGCTCAAGTGTATGTCCTTAATACAGCTGAATTTCAAGATTGCCCTTGGAAGCCTCTCACTGCCTGTGGTGTGcttttccctctctccttctgtaggCCACTCTCCGGATCAGAAACTCCAATTTCTACTCTGTAGCAGTAACCAATTTGGCCAGTCAGGTGCAGTACATGAATACTGTGGTTGGAAGAAAACAGATTAATAATGTCACCCATATCCAGCCACTGAGTGACCAGCTGGTACAGTAACACGTCTGGTTTTTTTGAGAACTGGGATCTTGGGTGGGTGAGATGTGGCTCACTAGATGTTTGCTTACACCATGTCTCATGTTTTCCCAGGTGAATTTCACGGTGAAAGCTGAGATGGGTGAACCTTTTTCTTATGCATAGTAAGGATGTATTTCTACGTATCTGTTTGACCCATATCTAAGCTCTGCAGTGTTTACAGACTGCGCagcagtcatttctctctctctcttcaccggAAAGGTTTGCTGCTTCTAGTGTGGGGTTAGAAAATCTTGGCTctccaaactacaactcccatcattaccagccacaataagttgtggccTGTAGTTTAACAAAATCTGGAGTGCCAAGGCTGCATACTCCGGCTCTAGTAGGTTGTTGCCTTTTATGTCTGCTGGAGAACTGCAGAACTTTATTGAACGTATAAACATAATTTATACACAGTCTTTAAAACTTTTTTGCCAAAACGTGTTGTACCAGGACATCTAAGGCTTGACAAAATCATGCCCCCTGCCAACTGAATAGGTCTCCAATGGTACACTCTCATCCCCAAACCAAGACCTACTAGTCTATTCTCCCAGTTACTGCACACTTTCCTTTAAGGACTGCTACGTTTGCCCAATCAACTCCTCAGTGCCACCATCCTGACTTTGTCAggactgggtgtgtgtgggggggcatgttCACATGCAGCCTCACTTTGGCTACTCCCTCACTCTTACTCTCAGTTCTTTCCTTGTAACCTGCTTCTTAGGTAATTGTTTGGATTGTGTGGGTTTAGGCACAGTGGTTTATAAACcaaacctcttttttaaaaacaggttttatTATATTTGTTAATAATATATAAAAGGTTAATTGCTGAAAACAgtatacagtgcacacacatactGTTTTACTTGGCAATCTTTAATCTCCAGCTTCTTATGCACTGTCCTGTTTTAAACTCTACTGTGCCTCTAGCTCccaagtctgtctgtctctctccctgctctgaaCCTTCAGCCCCTCTCTACCAATCCTGTTTGAGAAACTTAAGCTCTCCCTACTTATGCCtcaagtcacctaatggtgcagcggggaaatgacttgactagcaagccagaggttgccggttcaaattccctcTGCTATGTGAttgtgggaaacatctatattgggcatcagtgatataggaagatgctgaaaggcatcatcatctcgtactgtgtgggagatggcaatggtcaacccctcatgtattctaccaaagacaacctcagggctctgtggtcaccaggacagCACCCTTACTTACTTAAGCCTCATGCATATAAACAACTTTCACACAGATCAACATTAACACATTCACATATTAACCCTGTATGGTCAATTTCATAAATACAGAGGGACgcttgttctccccttgctaaagagaagagaaccaccacttaaaaGGCCCTTCTCTGCACAGGTAGCAAGGGGTTTAAAAGGCTCTGCTGAAAAATGCCTTGCCTAAAGGTCACGTGACCTTGCTCCAATTCTGCAACTTGCACACCTGCCTGGCAGTAAGCCCTGAATTCAGTGAGGCTTGCTTCTGGGTAAacataaataagatttatttatttttattatttattaaaacatttttataccgccccaaacttacgtctctgggaggtttacaacagaataaaaacaagtaaaacattcgttaagacaaaaaggggacacacacacacacacacacacacacacacacacacacacactacaacaatttaaaaatttaaaaataatattttaaacagcattaaaaccattaaaacaacattaattaaaagcctgggtgaagaaatgtgttttaaaagacttttgaaaagctgtcagagatggggaggctcttatttcactagggagcgcattccaaagcctcggggcagcagcggagaagattGAAGGAGGGCTGCATGTGTCAATACCACTGTAGACAAGACGAGCTATCCAGACTCCTTAGTCATTTTATTTATACCCTTCTCCATCCAGGGGTTCTCCATCTATTTCTCTGACTTTGCCTCTTTTAGTTTCTTCTGCACaccttatttcccccccccccaaatattgaAAGAAGTACTCTCAAATGCTAGACTTTGACGCGTTTTTAGGTATTTGATCCAGGAGTGCGGCTTGCCAAGCGCATTCTTCCTGCAACCGAAGTTTATCCAGCTTGCAAATGGACAGGCCCAATGCAGGCTACCAGCACTCGTTAGATCTCCCTGGATGTGCCTTCCTAGGATTGCTGAACGGGGATTGGTGACCTGGCAGGCCATCCTGTCCCACTGTGGTGCTTGTCTTTGGCTTAGTAGGTTGCAAATCATGCAGGCCTTGACTAGAGCCTCTGACGACCTGAATGGCTTCTGTGTGCAATGCCTCCTCTGCAAGCCCCCTATGTTCTGGGGCTTGAACTAAACTTGCATTGTCTAAATTAGGAGTCCATTCTTGGAGCACAGGAGTTGGacagtggtgtgtgtgcgtgtgctagCTGTGCTATTGTGGAGGTGGGGAAGCCCTTCCAGCTTGAAGTGCAGGCTGTTTCACCATTGGGAATAAGATGGAAAGTTGTTACTGGCTTCCACTGTATCAAAAAGTTTAAAAGCCATGGTACCTTATCAAGCACTTGGCATGTGATGGTAGCTTGCAAAAAAGATTTACTTGATGTGTCTCTATTGAATATCTAATGGGTTTAACAGGTCCGCTTTCTTCTCCTTATTTAAAGCTTCATGTGAGTGTATTTCTCTGGCTTGTCTCTTATAGCTTCTTTTGCACGTTTCCCAGAATCAGCGTGCACAACATTATGATTTTCATGAGGTATGTATCTCTTGTGTGCTGCTGTGCTTTGTGCACTAGAAATGGACTACAGAATAATCCACAAGCAAACCAAGCTACCTTCTGGTGTGAAACCACAGCTAGACACTGGCCTGTGACCTATAGCATAATGTGGGGAGCACTGCTATGAAGCCTCCAAAGGGGTGCCAGTGCATGTATGCTCCATGTTACAAGAAAATCGGCATTCTCTCCCAGACAGTTGAACTCCTAAATTGTGCATACTTTAACATATCTGCATGACTTCTCTCACTTCATGTGACTCTAGTTTTGCTGATCATGGCGTGGGCGAGGATGTTGAaacacaaacaccaccacccctggtcGTCTTCAGTCTCTGCTCTGCAGATGGAGATTTCAGTAGGCATTGCTCAAATGCTTTGGGTCAAACTAGatatgacacatcctggccctccTGGTCTTGTTTTCCCTTTTAGATAGTGTAGGAGGTTTAACTATTTCCTAACAGAACAAAGCTGTTAGGGGTGCGAAGAGCAACTTCAGGGGCGCGATCCAGACCATAGCACAGGGGCAGGATTACCATCTCCCCACAGCTGACATCTTAAAAGAAAATGTAAGCACTTCTATCAGTGTCTTGTAATTTGACCCTTTCAAGTATATATCTTCAGCTAGATGAGCAAGATACtctgaccatttaaaaaaaattaaaaataatttttatttatatatatatatatatatatatatatatatatatatatatatatatataaatataaaaaataatgaaAGATGAGCTTCCTGTGAAGTTGAATTATGGCTTATGTACACAGGTTACTCTGTCTTTTGTTGACTATAGAGGCGTCTGTATTTCACTTACCACCTGCACCTGACCCTCACATTTTAATATGCATGCTTGGGGATGTCAAAATGTCTTCAGCTGATATTTGCAGAGCCACTAACCTGGCTTTTGTTTCCCTATGTGTGTATGTCACTGCcagttaggcatgtgcaaaccgtgttcaatgtcgaaccggtttggttcaacagttcagAGTAGAACTGAACAATCCCCCTCCCATGGGCTTTCGGGGGTtcacaagtatttttttttaattgcttcttcGAGGCCATGGGAGGAGGGTAtcctggaggtttcccctccccaccaccagccttCTTCTTGCCAAAAATTATGACCCAggacacgcagaggcccattgcacatgtgcagaggcctccaaaatggctactgtgaTGGTAAAAAGGTCCAAAGAATGGCCAAACCAGGCgatttttggcatgaggaaggctggcatggggagcaggaacctctgcggaccccccccccaccgcagccttggagaagccccctggagaggGTAAGTACTAAAACCTTTTTTAATGACTCGCGGACTCCCCGAACTGAACTCATGGGGAGGGGTTCGGTGTGGGGTaaaactgaactggtccagtcctGTTCgcgtctggacttgaaccgaactgggccagccggttttgtgcacacccctgctgccaggtGTCTGTGGGTTCATGGCCTAATAGTCTGTAGTAGGCTATTACTTcctatgcaaaagcacacttatGTGATCCTTAATCTACCCTTGTTTCCTGAGAACCAGAATGTGGTGAGCAGCCTACACTTGTAAGGAGGAGGTCTTGCTGTCTGAACTCACTGGATCATTGCATCCAGGGGCAGTGTACCACTGCCACT
Above is a window of Hemicordylus capensis ecotype Gifberg chromosome 2, rHemCap1.1.pri, whole genome shotgun sequence DNA encoding:
- the TMEM106C gene encoding transmembrane protein 106C isoform X4 produces the protein MGSSQSVGTGSYYSKWPVEEGDGGDDDEDLLDNKDREEDIARFPYVEFTGRDSITCPTCQGTGCIPTEQVNELVALIPYHDQRLKPQRTKLYVLVSVLLCLLVSGLVVFFLFPHSVLVDDNGIKVVTVWFDDENSIVVLAITATLRIRNSNFYSVAVTNLASQVNFTVKAEMGEPFSYAYFFCTFPRISVHNIMIFMRSNSRERLKSVAASQRSLHAGF
- the TMEM106C gene encoding transmembrane protein 106C isoform X1, translated to MGSSQSVGTGSYYSKWPVEEGDGGDDDEDLLDNKDREEDIARFPYVEFTGRDSITCPTCQGTGCIPTEQVNELVALIPYHDQRLKPQRTKLYVLVSVLLCLLVSGLVVFFLFPHSVLVDDNGIKVVTVWFDDENSIVVLAITATLRIRNSNFYSVAVTNLASQVQYMNTVVGRKQINNVTHIQPLSDQLVNFTVKAEMGEPFSYAYFFCTFPRISVHNIMIFMRTSVKISYIGHITQSSLETHHYVDCGANFTAAYSA
- the TMEM106C gene encoding transmembrane protein 106C isoform X2, translating into MGSSQSVGTGSYYSKWPVEEGDGGDDDEDLLDNKDREEDIARFPYVEFTGRDSITCPTCQGTGCIPTEQVNELVALIPYHDQRLKPQRTKLYVLVSVLLCLLVSGLVVFFLFPHSVLVDDNGIKVVTVWFDDENSIVVLAITATLRIRNSNFYSVAVTNLASQVQYMNTVVGRKQINNVTHIQPLSDQLVNFTVKAEMGEPFSYAYFFCTFPRISVHNIMIFMRSNSRERLKSVAASQRSLHAGF
- the TMEM106C gene encoding transmembrane protein 106C isoform X3 → MGSSQSVGTGSYYSKWPVEEGDGGDDDEDLLDNKDREEDIARFPYVEFTGRDSITCPTCQGTGCIPTEQVNELVALIPYHDQRLKPQRTKLYVLVSVLLCLLVSGLVVFFLFPHSVLVDDNGIKVVTVWFDDENSIVVLAITATLRIRNSNFYSVAVTNLASQVNFTVKAEMGEPFSYAYFFCTFPRISVHNIMIFMRTSVKISYIGHITQSSLETHHYVDCGANFTAAYSA